Proteins encoded within one genomic window of Cellulomonas flavigena DSM 20109:
- a CDS encoding 1,4-dihydroxy-2-naphthoyl-CoA synthase, which produces MSSDAAPAPLPARVSETFDPTRWRDVEGFDGLTDLTYHRGYARPTAAQAAAGAAPRDLPVVRVAFHRPEVRNAFRPHTVDELYAVLDHARTTSDVGTVLLTGNGPSPKDGGWAFCSGGDQRIRGRDGYRYADGETAEAVDPARAGRLHILEVQRLVRTMPKVVVALVNGWAAGGGHSLHVVADLTIASREHARFMQTDANVGSFDGGYGSALLARQVGQKRAREIFFLAREYSADDAYAWGAVNDVVPHAELEDAGLEYARIVATKSPQAIRMLKFAFNLADDGLAGQQVFAGEATRLAYMTDEAVEGRDAFLQRRDPDWSGFPYAY; this is translated from the coding sequence GTGAGCTCGGACGCCGCCCCCGCCCCCCTGCCCGCGCGCGTGTCGGAGACGTTCGACCCGACGCGGTGGCGCGACGTCGAGGGGTTCGACGGCCTCACCGACCTCACCTACCACCGCGGGTACGCGCGGCCCACCGCCGCGCAGGCGGCGGCCGGCGCGGCGCCGCGTGACCTGCCCGTCGTGCGCGTCGCGTTCCACCGCCCGGAGGTCCGCAACGCGTTCCGGCCCCACACGGTCGACGAGCTGTACGCCGTGCTCGACCACGCCCGCACCACGTCCGACGTGGGCACCGTGCTGCTCACCGGCAACGGACCGTCGCCCAAGGACGGCGGCTGGGCGTTCTGCTCCGGCGGGGACCAGCGCATCCGGGGCCGTGACGGTTACCGGTACGCCGACGGCGAGACGGCCGAGGCCGTCGACCCGGCCCGCGCGGGGCGGCTGCACATCCTCGAGGTGCAGCGGCTGGTCCGGACGATGCCGAAGGTCGTCGTCGCGCTCGTCAACGGCTGGGCTGCGGGCGGCGGGCACTCGCTGCACGTCGTCGCCGACCTGACGATCGCCAGCCGTGAGCACGCGCGGTTCATGCAGACCGACGCGAACGTCGGCTCGTTCGACGGCGGGTACGGCTCGGCGCTGCTCGCGCGGCAGGTGGGGCAGAAGCGCGCACGGGAGATCTTCTTCCTCGCGCGGGAGTACTCGGCCGACGACGCGTACGCGTGGGGCGCCGTCAACGACGTCGTCCCGCACGCCGAACTGGAGGACGCGGGGCTGGAGTACGCGCGGATCGTCGCGACCAAGTCGCCGCAGGCGATCCGCATGCTGAAGTTCGCGTTCAACCTCGCCGACGACGGCCTGGCCGGTCAGCAGGTCTTCGCGGGCGAGGCGACGCGCCTGGCGTACATGACGGACGAGGCCGTCGAGGGCCGCGACGCGTTCCTCCAGCGGCGCGACCCGGACTGGTCCGGGTTCCCCTACGCCTACTGA
- the menD gene encoding 2-succinyl-5-enolpyruvyl-6-hydroxy-3-cyclohexene-1-carboxylic-acid synthase: MMAGVTPQPDDAPAPRRRRRAAPVPDHGPPAPPSVAAARVVVQALAALGVRDVVLAPGSRSAPLAYALADAARPDDERPVGAPALRLHVRIDERDAAFLALGLSKASAHAGARGPAAARPVAVVTTSGTAVANLHPAVLEAHHTGVPLVLVTADRPHELRGTGANQTTEQPGLFGPAVRLAVDVPAPTGRPGEDRDLRRTVSRALAAATGARTGDPGPVHLDLAFRDPLVPGGEPWPAPADAGLSHVVGRALPSEPAVGATGVLPLVADLVADDTDAPVRPSRRARGTVPTVVVAGDGAGPGAARLAEANGWPLLAEPSSGARQGPCAIGAYRMLLADDRLGGRVGRVVVLGRPTLTRPVQALLARPDVDVLVVAPRGTDWPDAARNASQVLLEVPWRMRQGRVGAPAGWLDAWRTADEAAQEVLAGVLDTPEDARRSRSGPRVSGWALARAVARASAPDDVLVVGSSNPVRDLDLVARWDIAPLVLANRGLAGIDGTVATATGVALALPDRRVRAYLGDLTFLHDVGGLLRGPLEHPVDLQLVVANDDGGSVFTTLEHGEPERADVFERVFGTPHGVDVAALCAAYGVRHTRVVDTEGLLPALAAPGTGTSVVEVRVDRAHRRSLTERVAVDVAAAVDKALSPLA; this comes from the coding sequence ATGATGGCGGGCGTGACACCGCAGCCCGACGACGCGCCCGCGCCCCGTCGGCGGCGCAGGGCCGCGCCCGTGCCCGACCACGGGCCGCCCGCCCCGCCGTCGGTCGCTGCCGCCCGCGTCGTGGTGCAGGCCCTCGCGGCGCTCGGTGTGCGGGACGTCGTGCTCGCCCCCGGGTCGCGCAGCGCCCCGCTCGCGTACGCGCTGGCCGACGCGGCCCGTCCCGACGACGAGCGGCCCGTCGGCGCGCCCGCGCTGCGGCTGCACGTGCGGATCGACGAGCGTGACGCGGCGTTCCTCGCGCTCGGGCTGTCCAAGGCGTCGGCGCACGCCGGCGCGCGCGGTCCTGCCGCCGCGCGGCCCGTCGCCGTCGTCACGACGTCGGGCACCGCGGTGGCGAACCTGCACCCGGCGGTCCTCGAGGCGCACCACACCGGCGTGCCGCTGGTGCTGGTGACGGCCGACCGCCCGCACGAGCTGCGTGGCACGGGCGCCAACCAGACGACCGAGCAGCCGGGGCTGTTCGGTCCCGCGGTCCGCCTCGCCGTCGACGTCCCCGCGCCGACCGGCCGCCCCGGCGAGGACCGTGACCTGCGCCGGACCGTGTCGCGCGCGCTCGCGGCCGCGACGGGGGCCCGCACCGGCGACCCCGGGCCCGTCCACCTCGACCTCGCGTTCCGCGACCCGCTGGTGCCCGGCGGCGAACCGTGGCCCGCACCTGCCGACGCGGGCCTGTCGCACGTCGTCGGGCGCGCGCTGCCCAGCGAGCCCGCCGTCGGTGCGACGGGCGTGCTGCCGCTGGTCGCCGACCTGGTCGCCGACGACACCGACGCGCCCGTGCGACCGTCGCGCCGGGCGCGCGGGACGGTGCCCACGGTCGTCGTCGCGGGCGACGGGGCCGGCCCCGGGGCCGCCCGCCTCGCCGAGGCCAACGGCTGGCCGCTGCTCGCCGAGCCGTCGTCCGGCGCCCGGCAGGGCCCCTGCGCGATCGGCGCGTACCGGATGCTGCTGGCGGACGACCGGCTGGGCGGGCGCGTCGGGCGCGTCGTCGTGCTGGGCCGTCCCACGCTCACACGTCCCGTCCAGGCGCTGCTCGCGCGGCCCGACGTCGACGTGCTCGTGGTCGCGCCTCGCGGCACCGACTGGCCCGACGCCGCGCGCAACGCCTCCCAGGTGCTGCTCGAGGTGCCGTGGCGCATGCGCCAGGGACGCGTCGGCGCGCCCGCGGGCTGGCTCGACGCCTGGCGCACGGCCGACGAGGCGGCGCAGGAGGTGCTCGCCGGTGTCCTCGACACCCCGGAGGACGCGCGCCGCTCGCGCAGCGGGCCGCGGGTCAGCGGGTGGGCCCTCGCCCGCGCCGTCGCGCGCGCGAGCGCGCCGGACGACGTGCTCGTCGTCGGCTCGTCGAACCCCGTGCGCGACCTCGACCTCGTCGCCCGCTGGGACATCGCCCCGCTCGTGCTGGCGAACCGTGGGCTCGCGGGCATCGACGGCACGGTGGCCACGGCGACGGGCGTCGCGCTCGCGCTGCCCGACCGGCGAGTGCGGGCGTACCTCGGGGACCTCACGTTCCTGCACGACGTGGGCGGGCTGCTGCGCGGACCCCTCGAGCACCCGGTGGACCTGCAGCTCGTCGTCGCGAACGACGACGGCGGGTCGGTGTTCACGACGCTCGAGCACGGTGAGCCGGAGCGTGCCGACGTCTTCGAGCGCGTGTTCGGCACGCCGCACGGCGTCGACGTCGCGGCGCTGTGCGCGGCGTACGGCGTGCGGCACACGCGCGTCGTCGACACCGAGGGCCTGCTGCCCGCGCTCGCGGCGCCGGGCACGGGCACGAGCGTCGTCGAGGTGCGCGTGGACCGTGCGCACCGCCGCTCGCTCACCGAGCGCGTGGCGGTCGACGTCGCGGCCGCCGTCGACAAGGCGCTGTCACCGCTCGCCTGA
- a CDS encoding o-succinylbenzoate synthase, with product MRGLADLVVWDVPLTTRFRGLTRRDGVLVRGDAGWGEFSPFWDYDDDAAVRWWRAAREASDEGWPTPVRTHVPVNVTVPAVDPEHAHRIVTASGGCRTAKVKVAEPGQPAGADEARLEAVRDALGPDGAIRVDANAAWDVDAAAAALAALDRAAGGLEYAEQPVPGVDDLAALRRRTHVPLAADEAVRRGDDPLAVVRRHAADVLVLKVQPLGGVRACLRLAEEAGLPVVVSSALESSVGLAAGLALAAALPELPYACGLATAALLADDLVADPLLPRGGVIEARRPEPDPALLDAARATPALVARWDARLTAVRARA from the coding sequence GTGAGAGGGCTCGCGGACCTGGTCGTGTGGGACGTGCCGCTGACGACGCGGTTCCGCGGGCTGACGCGGCGCGACGGCGTGCTCGTGCGCGGCGACGCGGGGTGGGGCGAGTTCAGCCCCTTCTGGGACTACGACGACGACGCGGCGGTGCGCTGGTGGCGCGCGGCGCGCGAGGCCTCCGACGAGGGCTGGCCGACGCCCGTGCGCACGCACGTTCCCGTCAACGTGACCGTGCCCGCCGTCGACCCCGAGCACGCGCACCGCATCGTCACCGCGTCGGGCGGCTGCCGCACCGCCAAGGTCAAGGTCGCCGAGCCCGGACAGCCGGCGGGTGCCGACGAGGCGCGGCTCGAGGCCGTGCGCGACGCGCTGGGGCCCGACGGTGCCATCCGGGTCGACGCCAACGCCGCCTGGGACGTCGACGCCGCGGCCGCCGCCCTCGCGGCGCTCGACCGCGCCGCCGGCGGGCTCGAGTACGCCGAGCAGCCGGTGCCCGGCGTGGACGACCTCGCCGCACTGCGACGCCGCACGCACGTGCCCCTCGCGGCGGACGAGGCCGTGCGCCGCGGTGACGACCCGCTCGCCGTCGTGCGCCGGCACGCGGCCGACGTCCTCGTGCTCAAGGTGCAGCCGCTCGGCGGCGTGCGCGCGTGCCTGCGGCTCGCCGAGGAGGCGGGACTGCCCGTGGTCGTGTCGTCCGCGCTCGAGTCCTCCGTGGGGCTCGCCGCCGGCCTGGCGCTGGCCGCCGCGCTGCCCGAGCTGCCGTACGCCTGCGGCCTGGCGACCGCGGCGTTGCTGGCCGACGACCTCGTGGCCGACCCGCTCCTGCCGCGCGGCGGCGTCATCGAGGCGCGTCGCCCGGAGCCCGACCCGGCTCTGCTCGACGCCGCACGCGCCACGCCGGCGCTCGTGGCCCGCTGGGACGCGCGGCTCACCGCCGTGCGCGCTCGGGCATGA